A section of the Acanthochromis polyacanthus isolate Apoly-LR-REF ecotype Palm Island chromosome 1, KAUST_Apoly_ChrSc, whole genome shotgun sequence genome encodes:
- the sash1b gene encoding SAM and SH3 domain-containing protein 1 isoform X4, protein MKKITLDNRFPVHKSSSDDGSGGKLDGKRKSKSFWQSFRKSQKGVMRQISKGDDVGFVASEITMSDEERIQLMMMVKENMISIEEALARLKEFEVQNRQTCKPDLTEWTEPCGPNTNEPLSCNPCDLSDNEQEESVTFRRLHKLVNSTRKVKKKLIRIDESKRPGAEESLNVDLSCGDASLSLYSGVQRKPAVCPVDSLASALQEQLAYDRDSDSLTTSPSSSSLDTCSSQKIFQAFSKSSGSPGHQQTGVAAADVREAAEESGSSFSEMEGCNEEESKIARSVTDGELRDRVLNPLSHHGRACSFGGFDLTSRSGHAVISDNDNTSKDGEGGVRDGVKSPQMSRISLGKKVKSVRETMRKHISKRYHSSLSEQSSPDRISSCPHSPQTDSDSLEKPKLKPGGSVESLRSSLSGQSSMSGQTVGTTDSSNSNRESVKSEDGEEDELPYRGPFCGRALVHTDFTPSPYDTDSLKLKSGDVIDIISKPPMGTWMGMLNGKVGTFKFIYVDVLNEEEVKPKKTRRRRKARQPKPTSVEELLDRINLKEHLPTFLFNGYEDLDTFKLLEEEDLDELNIRDPQHRAVLLTAVELLQEYDGSSDPERNSPSGGSQEKLLLDRRGLLGDSPRDSGCYESNENLENGRDKKTPSAMSRSSSGFESSHLPSPEFPVFPVSLTSTCPSKTSLQSKPKYLPCVLLSHRPPKNSLRLLSSAKGHIPRSQSCVELRRSTAPSLMRRCSSLKALFLQTSKLLNPKDWKQSLKTEESAQHMENPQKLKFTAMSPPSQTPCKAVCSTSNTDKSKVFETAPSTNLEPPPTVQAERSDHHVATPSSPNPHRELSQTESTHRHHCTDHISSEDKKSRSVSAAAEARRLKMKRNTKKSINSVNLEPHVEERLQLQSHDLKLEPVSVRVAASDVN, encoded by the exons CTGAAGGAGTTTGAAgtacaaaacagacaaacatgcaaGCCTGATCTCACAGAGTGGACCGAGCCCTGCGGTCCCAACACAAACGAGCCGCTCAGCTGCAAC CCCTGTGACCTGTCAGACAACGAACAGGAAGAATCCGTGACATTCAGGAGGCTCCATAAACTGGTCAACTCGACTCGGAAAGTGAAGAAGAAGCTGATCAGAATTGACGAGTCCAAGAGGCCCGGAGCAGAGG AGAGCCTGAATGTAGATCTTTCCTGTGGAGATGCCAGCCTCTCTCTGTATTCAGGTGTGCAGAGGAAGCCTGCCGTTTGTCCCGTGGACTCGCTGGCGTCAGCTCTGCAGGAACAACTCGCCTACGACAGGGACTCGGACAGCCTGAccacctccccctcctccagcagcctggACACCTGCAGCAGCCAGAAGATCTTCCAGGCCTTCAGCAAGTCTAGCGGGAGTCCCGGTCACCAGCAGACCGGCGTAGCAGCAGCAGACGTGAGGGAGGCAGCCGAAGAAAGCGGCTCTTCCTTTTCTGAAATGGAGGGCTGCAACGAGGAGGAAAGCAAAATTGCTCGCTCGGTGACCGACGGGGAGCTTCGCGACCGGGTTCTCAACCCACTCAGCCACCATGGG AGAGCTTGTAGCTTTGGGGGATTTGACCTGACCAGCCGCTCAGGGCACGCCGTCATCTCTGACAATGATAACACT AGCAAAGATGGAGAAGGTGGAGTGAGAGACGGTGTCAAGTCTCCACAGATGTCCCGTATTTCGCTGGGCAAAAAAGTCAAGTCTGTGAGAGAGACGATGAGAAAACACATATCCAAGAGATACCACAGTTCTCTCTCTGAACAG TCAAGCCCAGACCGTATATCCAGCTGCCCTCACTCGCCTCAGACAGACTCTGACTCTTTGGAAAAACCCAAACTGAAGCCCGGAGGCTCTGTGGAAAGCCTGAGGAGCTCCCTCAGCGGACAAAGTTCCATGA GTGGTCAGACGGTGGGCACCACTGACTCGTCCAACAGCAACAGAGAGAGTGTGAAGTcagaggatggagaggaggatgaGCTGCCTTACCGCGGACCCTTCTGTGGACGAGCTCTGGTTCATACCGACTTCACCCCGAGTCCCTACGACACCGACTCCCTCAAACTGAAG AGCGGCGACGTCATCGACATCATCAGCAAGCCTCCGATGGGAACGTGGATGGGGATGCTCAACGGCAAAGTCGGCACCTTCAAGTTcatttatgtggatgttctGAACGAAGAGGAAGTGAAGCCCAAGAAGACACGCAGGAGGAGGAAGGCCCGGCAGCCCAAACCCACCTCTGTGGAGGAACTGCTCGATCGCATCAACCTCAAA GAGCATCTCCCCACCTTCCTCTTCAACGGCTACGAGGATCTGGACACGTTTAAGTTGCTCGAGGAGGAGGACCTGGACGAGCTGAACATCAGAGACCCTCAGCACAGAGCCGTGCTGCTGACCgctgtggagctgctgcaggagtATGACG GGAGCAGCGACCCAGAGCGAAACAGTCCGTCTGGAGGCTCgcaggagaagctgctgctggacagGCGTGGCCTCTTAGGAGATTCCCCCCGAGACTCGGGCTGCTACGAGAGCAACGAGAACCTGGAGAATG GAAGGGACAAAAAGACACCTTCAGCCATGAGCAGGTCCTCATCTGGTTTCGAGTCCAGCCACCTCCCGTCCCCAGAGTTCCCCGTCTTCCCAGTCTCCTTGACCTCCACCTGCCCCAGTAAGACTTCACTCCAGAGTAAACCCAAGTACCTGCCATGTGTCCTACTGTCACATAGACCCCCTAAGAACAGCTTAAGACTATTAAGCTCGGCAAAAGGTCATATTCCCAGGAGTCAAAGCTGTGTGGAGCTAAGAAGAAGCACAGCACCGAGTCTGATGCGACGCTGCTCCTCTCTGAAGGCCCTCTTCCTCCAAACGAGCAAACTCCTCAACcctaaagactggaaacaaagcCTGAAGACTGAGGAGAGTGCACAGCACATGGAAAATCCTCAAAAGCTGAAATTTACTGCCATGTCTCCACCATCCCAGACACCCTGCAAAGCTGTGTGCAGCACGTCAAATACAGACAAAAGCAAAGTGTTTGAAACGGCGCCGAGCACAAACCTGGAGCCGCCACCCACAGTCCAGGCAGAAAGGTCTGATCACCACGTAGCGACACCTTCCTCACCAAACCCACACCGAGAGCTCTCACAAACAGAAAGTACCCACAGGCACCACTGCACGGATCACATCTCTTCAGAGGACAAGAAGAGTCGCTCAGTTTCAGCCGCCGCTGAAGCCCGCCGgctgaaaatgaaaaggaaTACAAAGAAATCCATCAACTCAGTAAATCTGGAGCCTCACGTGGAAGAAAGACTCCAGTTACAGAGTCACGATCTGAAACTGGAGCCGGTTTCTGTCAGGGTGGCGGCTTCAGACGTAAACTGA
- the ddo gene encoding D-aspartate oxidase gives MKTVRVAVVGAGVVGFSTAVCIVEALPICSVTLLAEKFSPDTTSDVAAGMVLAEVFPDIPLERQRRWFKDGFDHLLDIAQSEHAPEAGVLLTSGCQIFKEVPAEMKPFWSDIVIGFRNMTDLELKRFPNHKFGQVFTTLKCECSIYLPWLEKRFRKAGGRVEQRKVNSLQELSNNFDIIVNCTGLGSRTLVGDNQVHPIRGQVFKMEAPWLKHFIRDGDGMSYIYPGIHSVTVGGTKQVGDSRLQLDQGDSKSILERCRKLEPSLRKAKVLHEPVGLRPGRRSPRVDKELVELRGRQVPVVHNYGHSGWGVSFAWGTARDALGLVRQCLHEMPLQAKL, from the exons ATGAAAACCGTCAGGGTTGCAGTGGTTGGGGCTGGCGTGGTTGGATTCTCCACGGCCGTCTGCATCGTTGAGGCTCTTCCCATCTGCTCCGTTACTCTGCTGGCTGAGAAGTTCAGCCCGGACACCACCAGTGATGTAGCCGCTGGGATGGTGCTCGCTGAGGTGTTTCCAG ATATCCCCTTGGAAAGACAAAGACGCTGGTTCAAGGACGGCTTTGATCACCTCTTGGACATTGCTCAATCTGAACACGCACCAGAGGCTGGAGTACTGCTGACCTCTGG ctgCCAGATTTTCAAAGAGGTTCCAGCTGAGATGAAGCCCTTCTGGTCAGACATTGTGATTGGCTTTCGGAACATGACTGATCTTGAACTGAAACGTTTTCCAAATCACAAGTTTGGACAGGTGTTCACTACCCTAAAATGCGAGTGCTCCATCTACCTGCCGTGGCTCGAGAAGAG GTTCAGGAAAGCTGGAGGCCGAGTGGAGCAGAGGAAAGTCAACAGTCTCCAAGAATTAAGCAACAACTTTGACATCATTGTTAACTGCACTGGTCTGGGCTCCAGAACACTGGTGGGTGACAACCAAGTGCACCCAATCAGAGGCCAGGTCTTCAAAATGGAGGCCCCCTGGCTGAAGCACTTCATCAGGGACGGAGATGGGATGTCCTACATCTACCCCGGCATCCACAGCGTCACTGTAGGCGGGACGAAGCAGGTGGGCGACTCGAGGCTGCAGTTGGACCAAGGAGATTCGAAAAGCATCCTGGAGCGCTGCAGGAAACTGGAGCCGTCGCTGAGGAAGGCTAAAGTTCTACACGAGCCGGTCGGTCTGAGGCCCGGCAGGAGGAGCCCGAGGGTGGACAAGGAGCTGGTGGAGCTGAGGGGCCGCCAGGTGCCTGTAGTCCACAACTATGGCCACTCAGGCTGGGGAGTCTCGTTCGCCTGGGGGACCGCCCGGGACGCTCTGGGGCTGGTCAGGCAATGTCTTCATGAAATGCCACTTCAAGCTAAACTGTGA